CTCCCGCTCCAACCTGGATTTCAAGCCACAGTGGCCGCTGCCTACCGGCATCTTCGGAGTTACCTATACACAACGTTTTTTGAAAAATAAACTGGGTGTTATTATCGCAGATAATATACAGAATCAGTATTATGGAGATAACAGTCAGTTCAATGGCATCTCGCCGGAAAACCAGACCATCTCCAACAAGCTGCATGCAATAGATGTATCTAACAGGCAAGGGAGTACGCAGCAAATGAACAATGGGCTGATTACACATATCGATTACCTGTTTAACGAACGTCATCATATCAATATAGATAACCTGTTCCTCTATTCCTACCTGGCGCAGGCGAGGCTCAGTAATGATACTACACTCGATGGAACCGGCCGCCATGGCCCGGGCACCGGGCAGGTGTTTTTCAATGACCGTTCGCTCACGCAGAAAGAATATATAGAACACCTGAAAGTATCCGGTCGCCATCTGCTCACACCATCGTTGCTGCTGGATTGGACCGGTATCTGGTCGACCGCAGGAAAGCGTGCGCCAGACAGGGCTACGCTCACCACAGATCTGCTCATAAGGCCGGATTACACTGTTACCGACCGTTACTTTGATGGTATAGAACATATCTGGCAGAAGAATAACGACCACGACTATACGGGAATGATCAACCTGGCCTGGCGCCCTGCTTTGGGCCCACACCCGCTGGAATTGAAAGCAGGAGGTTTGTATCGTTCCAAGTCGAGGTACAACACCCAGGATCTTTACGATCTGAGGCCGCCCACTGTTAACGGCAACGGTGGCGCCACCAGCGGCAAACCGCCTTTCACCGATATCTACAGCGCACAATGGTCGGTGTTCAACAGCGCCGGTTCCGGCGCCTACGATCCCAACGCCTACACCGCAGATGAAAAGGTGACGGCTGCCTTCCTGCAGGCAAAGTGGCAATTGGAACGCCTTGACGTTGTTGGTGGTTTGCGCTGGGAAAATACGTTGCAGGATTTCGCCACCAGCAAACAAAGCATTACGGCTGTTACAGCCGCTACCATCAAGTATTACGACTTCCTGCCGAGCCTGAATCTGAAGTACCGGCTGGCATCTATGCAAAACCTGCGGTTGTCTTATTATAAATCTATTTCCCGTCCTAACTACTTCGAGCTGGTGCCTTATACGATCCGTGGCCTCGACTTCGACGAGCGGGGGAACCCATACCTGAAACACACGGTGGCGGATAATTTTGATCTGCGTTACGAATGGTATCCGCGTGGAGAAGAACAGCTCTTTGCCGGCGTGTTCTACAAACGCATACAGGATCCGATAGAGCTGGGCCTGCTGGATGCAGGTATCAGCGGCGGCCAGATCTACTACACTCCGCAGAATTATGGCACTGCGCATAACTACGGCTTCGAACTGGCGTTTACGCATTACTGGGGGCGTATAGGCGTAACCGGTAACTATACGTATACGCATTCTGCTATTACCACGCCGAAGCAATTATACTACAAGGCTAATCAGAATGCGGGCCTGCCGCAGATCGACAGTTTTCATGTGAATGAAACCAGGCCGTTGCAGGGGCAGTCGGATCATGTAGTCAATTTATCACTGCTGTACCGCGATACCAAAAACGGATTGTTTGCACAGCTGGCCTATGGCTATATCGGCCGCACGCTGGCCGAGGTATCCATTTACTACGCATCTGATTATTATCAGCGTCCTATGTCCACGCTGGCGTTCTCCATTGAAAAGGATGTACGCCGCCATTTAACCATATTCGGAAAGTTCAATAATCTGCTTAACACTGCCACCACCGTGGAGGCGCAGCGAACGTTACTGGTAGCGCAATATGTATATAAAGCTACCTATAGTGTAGGTATCAGGTATAATCACTAACACTTAAAACTACAACTTATGCAACAACCCATTTTTGCTGCCCGCAGAGGCTTCCAGGCGATGGTACTGGCGGTGCTGGCAGGAGCCTCTTTACTGGCTGCCTGCTCCAAATCAAATTCCGTGATCACCAATCAGCCGGTCATACTGCCTGCCAATGCCATCACCGCTACCACCCTTGCCGGTGGCGCCGTAAAAGGTGTCATGCTGTCTGATTCTACCTACATCATCAATGGTAATATCACTGTCTTATCTTCCGATACCCTCACCATACAACCCGGCGCAACTATCAAGGTCAATAAAAATGCTGCCTTCTATGTACAGGGGATGATTATTTCAGAGGGTAGCAAAGACAAGCCCATTACCTTCACTACGTCTACGCAGCAGGCTGGCGACTGGGGCGGGATACAGGCCGATAGCGCCAAATATGTAAGCTTCAAATGGACTAAACTGTTATGGACCGGTGGGCCGGATTCCAGTGGCAATCCGCGTAAAACACTCTTCGTAGCAGCGCCTGTACAGGTGAACGTATGGGATTGCTGGATTCAGGGCGGCCAGGACGATGGTATACGTTGCCAGAATGGAGCTAAAGTGAGCATCCTGCGTAACACCATCGATGCACAGGGCACTACCGATGGAGAAGCCATCAATATAAAAACCGGCGCTACCGGCGACATCGCATACAATGTTATCTGGGGCGGTGCAGGCAGTGCCATCAAAATAGAAACTTCTACCACGGTGCAGATACCCACTACTTATGTGCGCGTATATAACAACACCTGTGTAGACAATGGCTTCCGCCGTGGCGCTGCAGAGCCGGGAAGAGGTATACTCTGCGATGCATTCGGCAGCGGTGAGTTTTTCAATAACCTCATCGTCAATAATTATGAGGGTCTCGATATTGCACCGGATGCAAATATTGCCAAGGTCACATACGGTAACAATTTCTTTTATGCCACGGTAGATTCTCTGCGTGCAGGCTTCTATCCTGTTGGTTCTGTAGGTAAACCTCAGTCCGGTGATATTATTTCTACCGGCACCAATAACAACAATCCTATGTTTATCACCTATACCACCAATCCGCCGAATCCTTCACTGCGCAGCAATCCTAACAATTTTCATCTGCAGTCAGGCTCTCCGGCAACCGGTAAAGGTAACGCCACCTATAACAACGATATCGGCGCATATACCAGCGATAACAAAGGGAATCAGCATTAATTCCTTTTACATCATCCCGGCCGCGATTTTCCCTAACAACTGCAATCGCTGTTCGAGTTGTTTCGTCCAGGCCATGCCAAGAGAAAGGCGCATGCAGTGATTAAACTGAGGTTGAAGCGTGAACATCCGGCCGGGAGCGATGCTGATTTTTTGACGGAGTGCATGCTCATAAAGCTCGGCAGCAGAGAGGTGTTTATCGAAAGCTACCCACAGGCTCAGACCGCCCTGTGGCTGGCTGGTTTGCGTGCCGGCAGGGAAGTGGGAGGCGATGGTATGCATGTATTGAAGATAATTGGAGTGCAGCGTCTGGCGCATCTGACGAAGGTGCTGGTCGTAGCGGCCGCTGTCCATGAAAGCGGCAATAGCTTCCTGGGTAATAGCAGTGGAAGAAATGGCATGCATGTGTTTTAGCTGCAGCACTTTTTCCCTGAACCGGCCGGGGGCCACCCAGCCTACGCGATAGCCGGGCGCCAGTGTTTTAGAGGCAGAGCTGCACCATAGTACCCAGCCTTTGTTGTCGTAGGCTTTGCAGCAAAGAGGGCGATTATTACCGAAATAGAGGTCGCCGTAAATATCATCTTCGATGAGTGGGATGCGATGCCGGGTGATCAGTTTAACAATAGCGCGTTTATGCTCATCCGGCATGCAGCTCCCCAGGGGAGTGTTGAAATTGGTGACAAGCAGGCAACAATGGATCTGGTGAATTACTTTCTCCAGATTGGTGGGATGCACGCCTGTTTGCGGATGTGTGGGAAGCTCCAGCACTTTCAGGCCAAGGCTGACGGCCAGTTGCAGGATGCCCGGGTAGATCGGGCTTTCCACAGCAAGTGTATCACCCCGACGTGTAGTGGCCATCAGACAGAAAGCGATGGCATTCATGCCACCGGCGGTGGAGATAATATCATTTTCCGTCAGGTAACCACCCCAATGAAACGAGCGTTTGGCGATAGCGCGGCGCAGGCGTTCGTTACCGGCTAACGGCTCGTATCCGGTGCCGGAACCTGGCAGGTCCCTCGTGGCTTGCAGGATGGCCTTGTTTAGTTTGGCAACCGGAAGCAGTTCTTTCGCAGGGGCGCCTATGGAAAAGAGCGTCAGCCCCTGGTTTCCCATATCCCCGTATACTTTTGCGATCAGGTGCGATGGCCTGGAGTGGCTGTTCAGCGGCGACGGATGGCTGGTTTCAGGGATCTGCAGTTTCCTGAATGGCAACCTGTTTACGTAGTAACCCGATTGCGGCTTTGCTTCTACCAACGCATCACGTTCCAGTTCCAGGAATACCCTTTTGGCCGTATTCATGCTCACCCCATGCTCTGTGCAAATATCGCGTACAGAGGGCAGTTTGTCGCCCGGCTGTAACACGCCTTCCCGGATAAGCCGGGCCATGTTCGCAGATATCTCTCTATACAGGTAATCTTTCTTCATACATATAACTGTGCTCATCAAAAATACAAAAATTGTATCTGTATTCATTTTAACGGACTTCCGACTTTTGCAGGTATAATAGGTAAAGCAAGATGGAAGAAAACGAAATCACTATCAGAACAGGGGTGGAAAACATGGACCTGCCGGTTATTCACAGATTTTTACAGCAGGAATCTTATTGGGCTCAGGGAATCGGTATAGACACAGTTGTCAATTCACTAAGGCATTCTTATTGCATAGGTGCATTCGTCGGGGAACGCCAGGTTGGCTTCGCGCGGCTAATCACCGATTACAACACCTTTGGCTGGCTGGCAGACGTGTTTGTGGTGCCGGAAGAGCGAGGAAAGGCAATCGGAAAACACTTGATGGGCTTCCTGATGGCGCAGCCGTGGACGGCCCGTCTGCGAAGAATTATGCTGGTAACAAAGGATGCGCATGAGTTGTATCGCCGCTATGGTTTCCGGGAGCCTGGTAATCCGCAACTGCTGATGGAAGTACACCGGCCTGATATTCACCGGCAGCCTGAGAAAGCGCCGCTGAGTATACCGGATCAACAATGATCTTATTATAACGCCAATATATTCTGTACTACATTTGCTTTTGTAATAGCAGGCAATATGAAAGCAATTGTTTTAAAAGACTTTGGCGGAGTAGATAATCTTATCTATACAACGCTACCCGTTCCGGAGCTGGCAGAAGGAGAGGTGCTGGTGAAAGTAAATGCTATCAGCATCAATCCCATCGATGTTAAAACCCGCTCCGGAAGCGGGATGGCAGCTGCATTGAAAGCGTTTTCCCCCATTATACTGGGTTGGGATATTTCCGGGGTGGTGATTGCTTCCCGTTCATCTTTGTTTAAGGAAGATGACGAAGTGTTTGGTATGATCAACTTCCCGGGGCATGGGAAGGCTTATGCAGAGTATGTGGCGGCGCCTGCAGCAGATCTCGCGCTGAAGCCTGCCGGTATTTCTCATGAAGAAGCTGCGGCAGCATCGCTGGCTGCGCTTACAGCCTGGCAGATGCTGACGGTCTATACGCCCGTACAACCGGGGCAGCGGGTATTGATACATGCCGCAGCCGGCGGGGTAGGGCATTATGCTGTACAGATCGCCAAACACCTCGGCGCTTATGTGATTGGTACTTCATCAGCGGCCAACCGGGAAATAGTACTGGGGCTGGGTGCCGATGAGCATATCGACTACCGCGCCGGCCGCCTGGCCGACCAGGTTGGCGGAATCGATTTTGTATTGGATGCGATCGGCGGCGATAATATCGATCTTTCGCTGGAAGTGATGAAGCCCGGCGCCACTATTGTAAGCATTCCATCCGGATTAAAGGAAGCAGCTCCTGCTAAAGCCGCTGCCAGAGGCATGAAAGGCTTCGCACCCAGGGTAAGCTCCAATGGGGCTGATATGAAACAACTGGCTGCTTTGCTGGCTACCGGCCAGCTGCGGTCGCTGGTATCTGCTGTATTTGCATTCGATGAAATGGCCAAAGCCCATCTCCAGCAGGAAACTAACAGAACGGTTGGGAAACTGGTGGTGAAAACAGATACCATTTCGTAAAAATTTACTACTTTGGCAGACTAAAATCTTATCACCACATGCATCGCGTTTATTCAAGTACGCCTCCTCCTGCTGTTGTTGTTCTCTGCGCAGAATAACCAGCGTTCCTTCTCCTGAAAGCTGTTCCCGTTGCGGGATCAGCCGGTTTACTATATCTGCTGGGGTTGTATAACCTGGTTATTTTCGTGTACCCACTTTTTTTCAATTATCCTTTTTTACACAATCGAAAATAAATGACCAGGTATATATTCATGGTTTTTGCCGGCGCATGCAGCTTCGGTATACTATCTACTTTTGTAAAATTATCTTATCACGAAGGCTATACAACAGCAGAAATATCCTTTACACAGGCACTGACCGGGATGGTAGTGTTGTGGCTCATCTATCTCGCCGGCAACAAAAAAAAGCAATCGCTTACCAGGAAAGATGTGATATGGTTGCTGTTAACCGGGGCTTCCATCGGCTGTACGAGCTGGGTGTATTATTTGTCGGTAGTCTATATCCCTGCATCTGTGGCGATTGTAATACTGATGCAGGTCACCTGGATAGGATTGCTGATAGACTGGGTACTTTTCCGGAAACGCCCCTCCGGATTACAACTGCTAACAACAGGAATGATACTCCTGGGAACCTGGATGGGCAGCGGGCTGGCAGGAGGTGCTGCTGTTCATCTCTCCTTTAAAGGGCTATTATTTGCAGGTATTTCCGCACTGGTGTATGCGATATATGTAGTGGCCAACAGCCGGGTTGGCAAGGAGATACCGGCGCAATTGAAAAGTGCAGGTATCATGACCGGTTCTACGCTGTTCATTTTTCTCATCAATGCACCGGTGCTGGTAACAAGTGCGCATTACAATGCAGGGCTATTGAAGTGGGCACTTTTTCTGTCGCTCTTCGGTACTATTATTCCGCCGCTGTTGTTTGCGAAAGGAATTCCGAAAATAGGCGTTGGAGTTAGTGCAGTGATTATGACGGCGGAATTGCCGGTGGCGATTCTTTGTTCGCACCTGATATTACATGAACACGTGGATGCTGTGCAATGGGGAGGTGTGGGGCTGATGCTGTTATCGATGGTGTTGCTGAATGTACGTTATCTGAGGAAATAGCAGCGCAGGTGCGCCATTTACACCATGGCGCGCCTTTAAGATGATCATTTAACGCAATCGTTTGTTCGGAAAATTTCCATCAAAATCAGCTATCATTATACCCGATCAACAGCGTTAAATTCCATGAAACAAAGCATCATCTCCATCATCTTATCAGCACTCCTGTTACCAGCGCTGGTAAATGCACAGATATATTACGCCGGTAAACTTCCCGCGAAAGCTACTTCTCCGGCAGGCAATACGCTTGAGAATAATGTACTGCGGCTGAAAGTAGAGGGAGGTAAGCAAATTTCCCGGATCGTTTTCGCAGCCAAACTTTCGGCAGCAACAGCCACATTTGAGAATGATCACCTGTTCCGGCTCAAATTGAAAGACGGAAAGCAGCTGACCGACCGGGAGTTTTATGTTGTGAAACAAAGCATGGCTACCCTTCCGGCAAAGCCGGGCGCAGTGCGGGGAATAGACCGCCTTCCCGGGAAGCAGCTGGTGTATGTGATTACAGATGCATCCGAAAGAATCCGCATCACGTGGAGCATGACGTTGCGCGACAACTGCAACTTCGTGCAACACCTTTTTCATATGGAGGATCCCGGGGAACTTATTGCAGATCTTACCCTGGTGGATGTTCCCGCCGGGAATCAACCGGAGTTATCCGGTAAGGTAGATGGTTCGCCGGTGCTTGCCGGTTCCATGTTCTTTGCGTTGGAGCATCCGATGGCACAGCAGACCACCACTGCGGAAGGCGTAACCTGTAATCTGGCTGCTTCTGCTGCGTTGCGTAATGGCAACGGCTTTGATGCCAGTGTGGCCTGGGGTATTACGCCGGCCGGGCAGCTCAGAAGGGGCTTCCTGTACTACCTGGAATTGGTGAGGGCAGTGCCTTATCATGTCTTCCCACATTATAATTCATGGTATGATGTAGGATACGACGGACGCGAAATAACAGAAGCAAATGCGCTGGACCGCATCCGGATGTTTGGTGATAGTCTTGTTGCGAAACGTAAAGCAAGGATCCGCGCTTTCCTGTGGGACAGTGGTTGGGATGATTATAACCGGCTTTGGTATTTCAGCAGCCATTTACCGAATGGTTTTAAGAAGATGGACGAATTGGCGAAGAAATATCGTGCAGGCATGGCCGTATGGGTATCTCCCTGGGGCGGTTATGATGCAGAGAAAATCAGCCGGCTGGCCAGCATCAAAAGACTGAACCTGCCGTTTACGCCTAATGATAATGGTTTGAGCCTCGCTGATAAAAACTACTTCAACTATTTCAAAAAGCTGACGGAAGGATTTGTAAAGAACCAGGGCGTGATTGCTTTCAAGTTCGATGGAGTGGGCGCCGGTAACGGTGTTGGCGGTGCAGAAAAATATGCGAAGGATGTGGAATCTTTCCTGCGGGTGATTACCGCATTGCGGCAAATAAAACCGGATTTGTATTTCAATCTTACAGTAGGTACCTGGCCCTCTCCTTACTGGCTGAATTACGGCGATGCCATCTGGCGTGCAGGTGGAGATATGGATGTACAGGGCGCCGGCACTAAACGGCAGCAATGGATCAATTACCGCGATGCGGAGGTATATAAAAACGTGGTGCAGCGTTCGCGCCTGTATCCGTTGAATGCCTTGATGTATCATGGTGTAGTGGTAAACGATCAAAGCGGTGTGGGAGCTTCCTTTAAGAACGATGATGAAGGCGTTGCGGAAGATATCTGGGAATTTTTCGGGAACGGTACCGCGATGCAGGAACTATACATCAATCCGCATCTGATGAGCAGCAGAGGCTGGGATGAACTGGCACGCGCGCTGAGATGGTCGGAGCAACACCAGGAGGTATTAGCTGATGTGCACTGGATTGGTGGAGATCCCGGCAAAGAGGAGATCTATGGTTTTGCTGCATGGGATGCGAAATCGGGTGTGATCACCTGGAGAAATCCATCCGCTCATGCGCAGAAAATAACTTTCAATCTGAAAGATGTAATGGAAATGCCTGCGGATACAAAGGCTGCCTATGATGTGCTGAATGTGGTGAAGCAGCAATCAGCCGGTACCATGCGCACCGGGGAAAATATTACGCTGGAATTACAGCCATTTGAAGTAAAGATACTGGAGCTGAATAGCAGTAGAAAGTAAGCAAAGCGTTAATCCCGTATATTTATCATATGAATAAAGTATACAGGAAAGGAGCCACCGGAGCTTTACTGGACGAATATGAAAAAGCTGTTACTGAATTGCAACAGGTGATCCGTGATATACCGGATCACCTGTTGGTGCATATAGCAGATCCGCTTACATCGGACGACAACTGCCGGTCGGTGCAAACGGTGCTGGCGCACGTAGTTAGTTCAGCTTATAGTTATGCCATCTATATACAGGATCTTTATCATCCGCCGGCACTGCGGCCGGAGAAGAAATTCCGGACTACAGCTGCAGATTTTGAAAAGGATTTGTCAGATGCTTTTCTGTTCACTACTGTTGTATTTGAAAATATAAAAGACAGTGAGCTGGAGGAAAAAAAGATAGCGGCCCGATGGGGGCAGGCGTATGATATTGAACAAATGATGGAACATGCTATTGTGCATGTGCTGCGGCACAGGCGGCAACTGGAGCGATTCCGCATATCGCTTGGCGTACCGTTATAATCTGTAAAACGCCGCCACTCCGGCTGATCCGGGGCGGCGGCGTTTAGCTGCTTTTCTAATCTTCCGCCTCATGAATCGCTCTCACCGTTTTTAAGACTGCATCTGGTGTAACTGAAATACTATCGATACCCAATTCAACAAGGAACCGGGTGAAATCCGGAAAATCTGAAGGGCCTTGTCCGCATATGCCCACTTTCACTTTCTGTTGCTTCGCCACTTTGATCAGTTGTGATATCATGCGTTTTACTGCCGGATTCTGTTCGTTGTAGATATTGGCTACCAGCGAAGAATCTCTGTCGAGGCCAAGTGTGAGCTGCGTCAGGTCATTGGAGCCAATAGAGAAGCCGTCGATATACGCTGAGAATTCTTCTGCCATCATGATATTAGACGGTAATTCTGCCATCAGGTATACTTCCAGGCCGTGATCACCGCGGCGCAGGCCGAATTCTTCCATCGTGGCTAATACCAATTGCAGTTCTTCCACTGTGCGGCAGAAGGGAATCATCACCACTACATTTTTCAGTCCCATCACCTGCCGCACTTTACTGATGGCCTGGCATTCGAGTCCGAATGCGGGTTTGTAGTTGGGCGAATAGTACCGGGAAGCGCCGCGCCAGCCGATCATCGGATTTTCTTCTGTAGGCTCAAAGTATTTTCCTCCCAGCAGATTAAAGTATTCATTGCTTTTGAAATCAGAGAAACGTACAATTACTTTTTCGGGATAGAAGGCTGCGGCTATTTTCCCAATGCCATAAGCCAGTTTATTAACGAAGTAGCTGGTTTCATTTTCGTGCCCTTGTATCAGCTGCGCGATGCTGGCTGAGAGGGCTGCATCGTTCAGCTCTTTGTGATGTAATAACGCCAGCGGATGTACCTTGATGTAGTTGTTGATGATGAACTCTTCCCTGGCCAGTCCTACGCCGCGGTTGGGCAGATGCGCGAACTGGAAAGCCATAGAAGGAGAGCCTACATTCAGCATCAGCGGGGTACGGATGGCCGGGAGTGTGGAAAGATCCAGCTGTTCTTCGCGGAAAGGGAGTATGCCGTCATATACGATGCCATCGGTTCCTTCGGCGCAGCTGACGGTGATAGCCTGACCATCGTTTAGTTTTTCGGTAGCATCGCCGCAGCCAACGATGGCAGGGATGCCCATTTCACGCGCTACAATGGCAGCATGACAGGTACGCCCGCCTTTGTTGGTAACAATAGCCGACGCCATTTTCATGATCGGCTCCCAGTCGGGATCTGTCATATCTGTTACGAGTACATCACCTGGCTTGAATTCGCTGCCGGTGATAAGGCGATTATCAAGAGAAAAGAGGATGTTGACGTTGCCGGCAGCTATTTTATCACCCACGGCAATGCCTTTCACCAGCTGCCGGGCCGGCACGCCGTTGGTTTCCATCGTATAGGTGGTGATCAGGTGATGCTCTTTCCGGGAATGAATGGTTTCCGGCCGCGCCTGTACAATGTACAGCTCATTAGTAAGACCGTCTACCGCCCATTCGATATCCATCGG
The genomic region above belongs to Chitinophaga sp. 180180018-3 and contains:
- a CDS encoding TonB-dependent receptor gives rise to the protein MYKQMITRFISFVLCILFFQKTYSQTRVNQHNTQVRDTISKVKQLHQVSVFGQLSREEEPGSRARERHADNVTNIISSRAMERSPDINAANVLQRMSGITVQRSGGGDEAYSIIRGMEPRYNNTLVNGVKIASPDEKSRFVPLNIIPSDLLSSIEISKSLLPEMEGDAIGGTVNMIMKDAPDSLTFKATAALGYSQLFFDRRYTGFGKNEIRPLSPLQRNPPGYKAQPDDFSRSNLDFKPQWPLPTGIFGVTYTQRFLKNKLGVIIADNIQNQYYGDNSQFNGISPENQTISNKLHAIDVSNRQGSTQQMNNGLITHIDYLFNERHHINIDNLFLYSYLAQARLSNDTTLDGTGRHGPGTGQVFFNDRSLTQKEYIEHLKVSGRHLLTPSLLLDWTGIWSTAGKRAPDRATLTTDLLIRPDYTVTDRYFDGIEHIWQKNNDHDYTGMINLAWRPALGPHPLELKAGGLYRSKSRYNTQDLYDLRPPTVNGNGGATSGKPPFTDIYSAQWSVFNSAGSGAYDPNAYTADEKVTAAFLQAKWQLERLDVVGGLRWENTLQDFATSKQSITAVTAATIKYYDFLPSLNLKYRLASMQNLRLSYYKSISRPNYFELVPYTIRGLDFDERGNPYLKHTVADNFDLRYEWYPRGEEQLFAGVFYKRIQDPIELGLLDAGISGGQIYYTPQNYGTAHNYGFELAFTHYWGRIGVTGNYTYTHSAITTPKQLYYKANQNAGLPQIDSFHVNETRPLQGQSDHVVNLSLLYRDTKNGLFAQLAYGYIGRTLAEVSIYYASDYYQRPMSTLAFSIEKDVRRHLTIFGKFNNLLNTATTVEAQRTLLVAQYVYKATYSVGIRYNH
- a CDS encoding right-handed parallel beta-helix repeat-containing protein; amino-acid sequence: MQQPIFAARRGFQAMVLAVLAGASLLAACSKSNSVITNQPVILPANAITATTLAGGAVKGVMLSDSTYIINGNITVLSSDTLTIQPGATIKVNKNAAFYVQGMIISEGSKDKPITFTTSTQQAGDWGGIQADSAKYVSFKWTKLLWTGGPDSSGNPRKTLFVAAPVQVNVWDCWIQGGQDDGIRCQNGAKVSILRNTIDAQGTTDGEAINIKTGATGDIAYNVIWGGAGSAIKIETSTTVQIPTTYVRVYNNTCVDNGFRRGAAEPGRGILCDAFGSGEFFNNLIVNNYEGLDIAPDANIAKVTYGNNFFYATVDSLRAGFYPVGSVGKPQSGDIISTGTNNNNPMFITYTTNPPNPSLRSNPNNFHLQSGSPATGKGNATYNNDIGAYTSDNKGNQH
- the ppsA gene encoding phosphoenolpyruvate synthase → MSERIVLPLETVGMDAIALVGGKSASLGEMIANLSKAGVAVPAGFAITTKAYYDFLKHSGLEQFIAEQIATVDFSDIVTLRRAGQKIRQAISSTRFPHELSEEIIAAYYALSKQYDQEQTDVAVRSSATAEDLPDASFAGQQETFLNVRGPAALIDAVRNCFASLFTDRAISYRQNFGYDHFSIGLSVCVQKMVRADLGASGVAFSLDTESGFKEVVVINGSFGLGEMVVQGAVSPDEFIVFKPCMQQGFTPIVEKKLGVKDKKMVYGESSDERTKIIPVEKKQQHSFCLSDAQIMQLATWVRCIEEYYSAKKERWCPMDIEWAVDGLTNELYIVQARPETIHSRKEHHLITTYTMETNGVPARQLVKGIAVGDKIAAGNVNILFSLDNRLITGSEFKPGDVLVTDMTDPDWEPIMKMASAIVTNKGGRTCHAAIVAREMGIPAIVGCGDATEKLNDGQAITVSCAEGTDGIVYDGILPFREEQLDLSTLPAIRTPLMLNVGSPSMAFQFAHLPNRGVGLAREEFIINNYIKVHPLALLHHKELNDAALSASIAQLIQGHENETSYFVNKLAYGIGKIAAAFYPEKVIVRFSDFKSNEYFNLLGGKYFEPTEENPMIGWRGASRYYSPNYKPAFGLECQAISKVRQVMGLKNVVVMIPFCRTVEELQLVLATMEEFGLRRGDHGLEVYLMAELPSNIMMAEEFSAYIDGFSIGSNDLTQLTLGLDRDSSLVANIYNEQNPAVKRMISQLIKVAKQQKVKVGICGQGPSDFPDFTRFLVELGIDSISVTPDAVLKTVRAIHEAED
- a CDS encoding NADP-dependent oxidoreductase yields the protein MKAIVLKDFGGVDNLIYTTLPVPELAEGEVLVKVNAISINPIDVKTRSGSGMAAALKAFSPIILGWDISGVVIASRSSLFKEDDEVFGMINFPGHGKAYAEYVAAPAADLALKPAGISHEEAAAASLAALTAWQMLTVYTPVQPGQRVLIHAAAGGVGHYAVQIAKHLGAYVIGTSSAANREIVLGLGADEHIDYRAGRLADQVGGIDFVLDAIGGDNIDLSLEVMKPGATIVSIPSGLKEAAPAKAAARGMKGFAPRVSSNGADMKQLAALLATGQLRSLVSAVFAFDEMAKAHLQQETNRTVGKLVVKTDTIS
- a CDS encoding DMT family transporter; this encodes MTRYIFMVFAGACSFGILSTFVKLSYHEGYTTAEISFTQALTGMVVLWLIYLAGNKKKQSLTRKDVIWLLLTGASIGCTSWVYYLSVVYIPASVAIVILMQVTWIGLLIDWVLFRKRPSGLQLLTTGMILLGTWMGSGLAGGAAVHLSFKGLLFAGISALVYAIYVVANSRVGKEIPAQLKSAGIMTGSTLFIFLINAPVLVTSAHYNAGLLKWALFLSLFGTIIPPLLFAKGIPKIGVGVSAVIMTAELPVAILCSHLILHEHVDAVQWGGVGLMLLSMVLLNVRYLRK
- a CDS encoding DinB family protein, encoding MNKVYRKGATGALLDEYEKAVTELQQVIRDIPDHLLVHIADPLTSDDNCRSVQTVLAHVVSSAYSYAIYIQDLYHPPALRPEKKFRTTAADFEKDLSDAFLFTTVVFENIKDSELEEKKIAARWGQAYDIEQMMEHAIVHVLRHRRQLERFRISLGVPL
- a CDS encoding GNAT family N-acetyltransferase translates to MEENEITIRTGVENMDLPVIHRFLQQESYWAQGIGIDTVVNSLRHSYCIGAFVGERQVGFARLITDYNTFGWLADVFVVPEERGKAIGKHLMGFLMAQPWTARLRRIMLVTKDAHELYRRYGFREPGNPQLLMEVHRPDIHRQPEKAPLSIPDQQ
- a CDS encoding PLP-dependent aminotransferase family protein; protein product: MKKDYLYREISANMARLIREGVLQPGDKLPSVRDICTEHGVSMNTAKRVFLELERDALVEAKPQSGYYVNRLPFRKLQIPETSHPSPLNSHSRPSHLIAKVYGDMGNQGLTLFSIGAPAKELLPVAKLNKAILQATRDLPGSGTGYEPLAGNERLRRAIAKRSFHWGGYLTENDIISTAGGMNAIAFCLMATTRRGDTLAVESPIYPGILQLAVSLGLKVLELPTHPQTGVHPTNLEKVIHQIHCCLLVTNFNTPLGSCMPDEHKRAIVKLITRHRIPLIEDDIYGDLYFGNNRPLCCKAYDNKGWVLWCSSASKTLAPGYRVGWVAPGRFREKVLQLKHMHAISSTAITQEAIAAFMDSGRYDQHLRQMRQTLHSNYLQYMHTIASHFPAGTQTSQPQGGLSLWVAFDKHLSAAELYEHALRQKISIAPGRMFTLQPQFNHCMRLSLGMAWTKQLEQRLQLLGKIAAGMM